The nucleotide sequence TGCAGGGCAACGTGATCGGCATAAACTCCGCGATCGCCTCGAACACCCAGAACTCCGGCGGGCTCGGCGGCAGCCAGCAGCAGGCCGGCTCCATCGGCCTGGGCTTCGCGATCCCGATCTCGGAGGCGCTGCCCATCGTGGACGCCCTGGCCCAGGGCAAGCCCGCGCAGATCGCCTCGCTGGGCGTGGCCCAGTCCGGCAGCAGCGACACCACGACCCGCACCGCCGGCGGCTACAAGGTCGAGCAGGTCACCTCCGGCGCCCCGGCCGACAAGGCGGGCCTGAAGGCCGGCGACGTGATAACCAAGATCGGCGACCGGCTGGTCTACTCCTACCAGGACGTGGCCGCCGCGGTGCGCTCGCACCGCCCCGGCGACGTCGTCCCCATCACCTACACCCGCAACGGATCCTCCACGACCGTCAACGTCACGCTCGGGGTGCTGGCCACCCAGCCGGCCCAGTAGGGGCGGTAAGCGGCAGGCGTACCCTTGAGGGGTGTCTGACGAACGTGCTATCTCGGTCCTCCGCGCCGGCTTCGGCGCGGAGGCCGTTCCGTATCTGGCCGCGTGGGACCTCCAGCGTGAGGTTCACGCCCAGCGTGTCGCCGACGAGATCGGCGACACGCTGATCCTGTTGGAGCACCCCCCGGTGTTCACAGCAGGCCGGCGCACCACCCCCGTGGAGCGCCCCACCGACGGCACCCCCGTCATCGACGTCGACCGCGGCGGCCGCATCACCTTCCACGGCCCCGGCCAACTGGTCGGCTACCCGATCCTGCGGCTTCCCGAAGCGATGGACGTGGTCGGCCACGTCCGCCGGCTGGAGGAGGCGATGATCCGGGCCTGCGCCGAGCTGGGCCTGGAGACCACCCGGATCCACGGCCGCAGCGGCGTGTGGATCCTGGGCGAGCAGATCGAACGCGAAGACCTGGGCGGGCTGAAGCTCCAGCTGAAGACCGTCGGGGCCCCGGTCGAGGAGGACGAGGAGTTCGACCCGCGGCTGGCCGGCCCGGAGTACGCGCCCTCCAACGCCGGGCAGCGCAAGGCCGACCGCAAGCTGGCGCAGATCGGCGTGCGCGTGGCCAAGGGCGTCACCATGCACGGCTTCGCGATCAACTGCGACGTCGACCTGGCCTGGTTCGACAAGATCATCCCCTGCGGCATCCGGAACGCCGGGGTCACCTCGCTGTCCGCCGAGCTGGGCCGGGCCGTTACGGTCGAGGAGTTCGCGCCGCTGGTCGCCCGGCACCTGGACGACGTGGTTTCCGAGGCGTACGGGCTAGTCGGGGCCGTCAAGGAATAGTCCTGCGGGCACGTAGGCTGGTAATCGTAGGAATATGTGGTCCGCGCGGTACGCGGTATGCAGTGTCCACTGATGCAAGGAGACTCGAAGTGACGGCCGTCACCCCAGAACCAGAAGGCCGCAAGCTGCTCCGGCTTGAGGTCCGCAACAGCGCCGTCCCCATCGAGAAGAAACCCAGCTGGATCAAGACCCGCGCCAAGATGGGCCCGGAGTACACCGGCCTCAAGAGCCTGGTGCGCAGCGAGGGCCTGCACACGGTGTGCGAGGAGGCCGGCTGTCCGAACATCTATGAGTGCTGGGAGGACCGCGAGGCCACCTTCCTCATCGGCGGCGACCAGTGCACCCGGCGCTGCGACTTCTGCCAGATCGACACCGGCAAGCCCAAGGCCTATGACACCGACGAGCCGCGCCGCGTGGCCGAGTCGGTGCAGACCATGGGCCTGAAGTACGCCACCGTCACCGGCGTGGCCCGCGACGACCTGGAGGACGAGGGCGCCTGGCTGTACGCCGAGACCGTCCGCCAGATCCACGCGATGCTGCCCGGCTGCGGCGTCGAGCTGCTGATCCCGGACTTCCACGCCAAGCCCGAGCACCTCGCCGAGGTCTTCGGCAGCCGTCCGGAGGTGCTGGCGCACAACATCGAGACCGTGCCGCGCATCTTCAAGGAGATCCGCCCCGGCTTCCGCTACGAGCGCTCGCTGGACGTCATCCGGCAGGCCCGCGACTTCGGCCTGGTCACCAAGTCCAACCTGATCCTGGGCATGGGCGAGGAGCGCGAGGAGATCTCGCAGGCCCTGGCCGACCTGCGCGAGGCCGGCTGCGACCTGGTGACCATCACCCAGTACCTGCGGCCGTCCCCGCGGCACCACCCGGTGATGCGCTGGGTGAAGCCCGAGGAGTTCGTGGAGCTGGCCGAGGAGGCCCGCGAGATGGGCTTCGGCGTCATGTCCGGGCCGCTGGTGCGCTCCTCGTACCGCGCGGGGCGGCTGTACAAGGAGGCTGTCGAGGCGCGCGAGGCGGCGGCTGCCGGCGCCGGCGTCCCGGCGTGACGTTCGCCGCATCGGCCGGGGCAGCTCAGCCGGGCTTGAGCGCGAAGCGTAAAGAAGTTTATTAGGACGTTGCTATATACGACCCCGGTCCAGGACGGACCGGGGTCGTTTCATATAGCGGGTGCGGGGAATGCCCGGCATTGCGCAACGCGTTACCACGAGTTGACCCGCTACACCAGACCCTGTAACAAAGAAACCTGATAGTGGTGGTGGCCCGCCACCGGCTCCGTTCCCCGACGTCCCGCTTTTTCTTCTGGTCGAGGTTCCGCAATGAGCACCGCAACGTCCTCCGCACCCACTCCCCCGACTCCCACCGCGGCGTCCTCCGTCCGCACGATGATCCTCACCTTCGAACGCCGGGTCCTGCGGGCCGGCGGGCAGCGGGGCGCCTTGGCGAACGCCCGCGCCGCCGTGCTGGAGGGCCAGGAGCGCGCCGCGCTGCGCGCCGAGGCCCACGAGTCGCTCACCAGGATGAGCGTCGGAGGGCGGTAACCGGCGCCGATAAGCCCGAACTGGTTTACCACCGGGCGCCGGCACCACGTATCCTGCGTGGCATGGCACGCGACACCACGACGAAGACCCCCGCCGGCGGGGATGCGCCCAAGAAAAAGGGCCGGCTGACGCAGATCCGCGAGGTCTACGGGATGACCCGCAAGGAGGATCCCAAGCTTCCGCTGGTTCTGGCCGCCTGGGCCGCGGGCGCCCTGGTGGTGTTCGTGGTGCTGGGCTTCCTGCTCGGGTCTCCGGTGTTCTACGGGATCTTCGGCATCCCGGTCGCGGTGCTCGCCGCGATGATCGTCTTCGGGCGGCGGGCGCAGCGTGCGGCCTACTCCTCGATCAAGGACCAGCCCGGCGCGGCCGCCTCGGTGCTGGACACCCTGCGCCGCGGCTGGGACGTCACCCCCGGCGTGCGCTTCAACCGGCAGCAGGACATGATCCACCGGGTGCTCGGCCGCCCGGGCATCATCCTGGTCGGCGAGGGCAACCCGAACCGGCTCAAGGCGCTGTTCACCGAGGAGCGCCGGCACCTGACCCGGCTGTTCGGCCCGGACGTGCCGCTGGTCGGCCAGGACATCGTGGCCGGCGACGAAG is from Catenulispora sp. MAP5-51 and encodes:
- the lipB gene encoding lipoyl(octanoyl) transferase LipB, giving the protein MSDERAISVLRAGFGAEAVPYLAAWDLQREVHAQRVADEIGDTLILLEHPPVFTAGRRTTPVERPTDGTPVIDVDRGGRITFHGPGQLVGYPILRLPEAMDVVGHVRRLEEAMIRACAELGLETTRIHGRSGVWILGEQIEREDLGGLKLQLKTVGAPVEEDEEFDPRLAGPEYAPSNAGQRKADRKLAQIGVRVAKGVTMHGFAINCDVDLAWFDKIIPCGIRNAGVTSLSAELGRAVTVEEFAPLVARHLDDVVSEAYGLVGAVKE
- the lipA gene encoding lipoyl synthase, whose protein sequence is MTAVTPEPEGRKLLRLEVRNSAVPIEKKPSWIKTRAKMGPEYTGLKSLVRSEGLHTVCEEAGCPNIYECWEDREATFLIGGDQCTRRCDFCQIDTGKPKAYDTDEPRRVAESVQTMGLKYATVTGVARDDLEDEGAWLYAETVRQIHAMLPGCGVELLIPDFHAKPEHLAEVFGSRPEVLAHNIETVPRIFKEIRPGFRYERSLDVIRQARDFGLVTKSNLILGMGEEREEISQALADLREAGCDLVTITQYLRPSPRHHPVMRWVKPEEFVELAEEAREMGFGVMSGPLVRSSYRAGRLYKEAVEAREAAAAGAGVPA
- a CDS encoding DUF4191 domain-containing protein; protein product: MARDTTTKTPAGGDAPKKKGRLTQIREVYGMTRKEDPKLPLVLAAWAAGALVVFVVLGFLLGSPVFYGIFGIPVAVLAAMIVFGRRAQRAAYSSIKDQPGAAASVLDTLRRGWDVTPGVRFNRQQDMIHRVLGRPGIILVGEGNPNRLKALFTEERRHLTRLFGPDVPLVGQDIVAGDEEGMVPLGKLNKTVMRLKPATGKGYLRPAQVQEYQNRLKAVGPNMPIPKGPMPRNGKMPRGQMR